A window of Costertonia aggregata contains these coding sequences:
- the ribH gene encoding 6,7-dimethyl-8-ribityllumazine synthase produces the protein MATANKNLSVYDKATIPNARNFRFGIVVSEWNHEITEALYDGAQEALLDCGADEANIIRWNVPGSFELTYGAKKMITSRNVDAVIAIGSVIQGETKHFDFVCNATAQGIKDLNVHFDTPVIFCVLTDDTMQQAIDRSGGKHGNKGTEAAIAAIKMAALGK, from the coding sequence GTGGCGACCGCTAACAAAAATTTATCGGTCTATGATAAGGCAACAATCCCAAATGCGAGAAATTTTCGATTTGGGATTGTTGTTTCCGAATGGAACCATGAAATTACCGAAGCACTTTATGATGGCGCACAAGAGGCCCTTTTGGACTGTGGTGCCGATGAGGCAAATATTATTCGTTGGAACGTGCCTGGAAGTTTTGAACTTACCTACGGTGCCAAAAAAATGATCACTTCACGAAATGTAGATGCCGTTATCGCCATAGGTAGTGTAATACAAGGGGAGACCAAACATTTTGATTTTGTGTGCAATGCAACCGCACAAGGTATAAAAGATTTGAACGTACACTTTGACACCCCAGTTATTTTTTGTGTTTTGACCGATGACACAATGCAACAAGCCATTGACCGCAGTGGTGGAAAACATGGCAACAAGGGCACCGAAGCGGCCATAGCTGCCATTAAAATGGCCGCTTTGGGCAAGTAA
- a CDS encoding tetratricopeptide repeat protein, which translates to MATYKKRGYKPKNKVEEQQLDAENSTTAEVFSTLDEGASKTEEWVSKNQNYILGVIGVIAVGVLGYLAYNQFVIKPKQADAANQMYYPQQYFDQALTNTTEKDSLYTLALEGAEGKYGFLDIISEYSGTKAANIATYSAGMAYLDMQQYEKAIEYLESFSSDEAMLGALAKGGLGDAFMQLNQPKEALDYYEKAIAHSDNDFTAPKFLYKAGVTAMELNQNEKALGYFQKIKDEYSKSSEANTIDVFIAMAKNGK; encoded by the coding sequence ATGGCGACATACAAAAAGAGAGGCTATAAACCAAAGAACAAAGTTGAAGAGCAACAGCTTGATGCGGAAAACAGCACAACAGCAGAGGTTTTTAGTACTTTGGACGAAGGGGCTTCCAAGACCGAGGAATGGGTTTCCAAAAACCAAAATTATATTCTTGGTGTAATTGGTGTAATAGCTGTTGGGGTTTTGGGTTATTTGGCCTATAATCAATTTGTCATAAAGCCCAAACAGGCAGATGCCGCAAACCAAATGTATTACCCGCAACAATACTTTGACCAAGCCTTGACCAATACAACGGAGAAGGATTCATTGTATACCTTGGCATTGGAAGGTGCAGAAGGTAAATATGGTTTTTTGGACATTATAAGTGAATATAGTGGTACCAAAGCGGCAAATATCGCTACCTACTCTGCCGGAATGGCATATTTGGATATGCAACAGTATGAAAAGGCCATAGAATATTTAGAAAGCTTTTCTTCTGACGAGGCCATGCTAGGTGCTTTGGCCAAAGGTGGATTGGGTGATGCGTTCATGCAATTGAACCAGCCTAAAGAGGCCTTGGATTATTACGAAAAAGCGATAGCACACTCAGATAATGATTTTACCGCTCCCAAATTTCTGTACAAAGCAGGTGTTACGGCTATGGAGCTAAATCAAAATGAAAAGGCCCTGGGATATTTTCAAAAGATAAAGGACGAATATTCAAAGTCTTCCGAAGCCAATACCATTGACGTGTTCATCGCAATGGCCAAAAACGGAAAATAG
- the recF gene encoding DNA replication/repair protein RecF (All proteins in this family for which functions are known are DNA-binding proteins that assist the filamentation of RecA onto DNA for the initiation of recombination or recombinational repair.), whose protein sequence is MHLKKLSLINYKNFDARNFEFDTKINCFVGKNGIGKTNILDAIYHLSFGKSYFNPVATQNIKHEQDFFVIDGEFEKNEREEKIICSLKRGNKKIIKRNGKPYERFSDHIGFLPLVIISPADRDLIVEGSDTRRKFIDGVISQSDKAYLQTLIKYNKVLLQRNSLLKYFAANRTFDVDTLEVYNEQLHTYGTDIFLKRKIFLEAFIPIFKEQYAAISGKSEEVSLHYDSRLLECDLSVLLKNTIEKDRALQYTSVGVHKDDLSFQIQGHPIKKFGSQGQQKSFLVALKLAQFNFIKKQAQTIPILLLDDIFDKLDENRVAHIVTLVDDANFGQIFISDTHAERTENVVKTIHQSYKIFKL, encoded by the coding sequence ATGCATTTAAAGAAGTTATCCCTCATCAACTATAAAAACTTTGACGCACGAAATTTTGAATTCGATACTAAAATAAACTGCTTTGTAGGTAAAAACGGAATAGGAAAGACCAATATTCTCGATGCCATATACCATCTTTCCTTTGGGAAAAGCTACTTTAACCCTGTCGCCACACAAAATATAAAACATGAGCAAGATTTCTTCGTGATAGATGGCGAGTTTGAAAAAAATGAGCGGGAGGAAAAAATTATTTGTAGTCTAAAGCGGGGCAACAAAAAAATCATAAAACGAAACGGAAAACCATATGAACGCTTTTCTGACCATATCGGGTTTTTACCCTTGGTAATCATATCCCCCGCCGATAGGGATTTAATCGTAGAGGGGAGCGACACCCGTCGTAAATTTATTGACGGCGTTATTTCCCAGTCGGACAAAGCTTATCTCCAAACCCTCATCAAATACAACAAAGTACTGCTACAGCGAAATTCGCTTTTGAAATATTTTGCCGCCAACCGTACTTTTGATGTGGATACACTAGAAGTTTATAACGAGCAATTACATACATATGGCACCGATATATTCCTAAAAAGAAAAATCTTCCTTGAAGCGTTTATTCCAATTTTTAAGGAGCAATATGCGGCCATATCTGGCAAAAGTGAAGAGGTCTCTTTGCATTACGATAGCAGATTATTGGAGTGTGACCTTAGTGTACTGTTAAAAAATACAATCGAAAAGGATAGGGCCTTGCAATATACCAGCGTAGGTGTTCATAAAGATGATTTAAGTTTTCAGATTCAGGGGCACCCCATAAAAAAGTTTGGAAGTCAAGGGCAACAAAAATCGTTTTTGGTAGCATTAAAATTGGCACAGTTCAATTTTATCAAAAAACAGGCGCAAACAATTCCCATTCTACTTTTGGACGATATTTTTGATAAGTTGGATGAAAATAGGGTCGCACATATCGTAACTTTGGTAGACGATGCTAATTTTGGGCAAATCTTTATAAGTGACACCCACGCCGAACGCACAGAAAATGTGGTCAAAACTATACACCAATCATATAAAATATTTAAATTATAG
- a CDS encoding lipocalin family protein, with protein MQKALVLLVIMWSCIACNEKVASADLQNLNGYWEIEEVTFPNGDTKDYKVNATIDYIKIDKNKGFRKKVQPKFDGTYKTSDDAAAFSITEKDAVFLIHYKNGLNEWSEQLVSVSKNDFSVRTEDGVMYKYKRFTPIQVTD; from the coding sequence ATGCAGAAGGCTTTGGTTTTATTGGTAATTATGTGGTCATGTATCGCTTGCAACGAAAAGGTAGCATCGGCAGATTTACAAAACCTGAACGGGTATTGGGAAATCGAGGAAGTTACTTTCCCCAATGGAGATACTAAAGATTACAAAGTAAATGCGACCATAGATTATATCAAAATAGATAAAAACAAAGGTTTCAGAAAAAAAGTACAGCCAAAATTTGATGGTACGTACAAAACGTCGGACGATGCCGCTGCATTTTCCATTACCGAAAAAGACGCGGTTTTTTTGATTCACTATAAAAACGGTTTGAACGAGTGGAGCGAACAATTGGTCTCTGTATCGAAGAATGATTTTTCTGTACGAACAGAGGACGGCGTCATGTACAAATACAAAAGATTTACACCTATACAAGTGACGGACTAA
- a CDS encoding DUF721 domain-containing protein, with protein MAKRNNTNLPMSDALQEFIQKNKLQKGIDKVDARQAWADLMGNGVNNYTTAVELKNDTLHVSLSSSVLREELSLGRSKIIAMLNEELGKELIKKLILR; from the coding sequence ATGGCAAAACGCAACAATACAAATTTGCCCATGAGCGATGCTCTGCAGGAGTTTATCCAAAAAAACAAACTCCAAAAAGGCATTGACAAGGTTGATGCACGCCAAGCATGGGCAGACTTGATGGGCAATGGGGTAAACAACTATACCACTGCCGTGGAGTTAAAAAACGACACCTTACATGTTTCGCTTTCATCATCGGTATTGCGTGAGGAACTTAGCTTGGGAAGGTCTAAAATCATTGCGATGCTGAATGAGGAATTGGGAAAGGAACTGATAAAAAAATTGATTTTAAGATAG
- a CDS encoding nucleoside-diphosphate kinase, with translation MVTNRTFTMIKPDAVENGHIGAILEKITSAGFKIVAMKYTQLSKRDAQEFYAIHKERPFFGELVQFMTRGPIVSAILEKDNAVEDFRALIGATNPEEAAEGTIRKLFAKDIGENAVHGSDSDENAAIEGAFHFSGREIY, from the coding sequence ATGGTTACAAATAGAACTTTTACAATGATTAAGCCAGATGCCGTTGAGAACGGCCATATAGGGGCTATTTTGGAAAAAATAACTTCCGCAGGCTTTAAAATCGTTGCTATGAAATATACCCAATTGAGCAAAAGGGATGCTCAAGAATTTTATGCCATTCATAAGGAGCGTCCATTCTTTGGGGAATTGGTACAATTTATGACACGTGGTCCCATTGTTTCGGCCATTTTGGAAAAAGACAATGCTGTTGAGGATTTTAGGGCACTGATAGGTGCAACAAATCCTGAAGAGGCTGCCGAGGGTACCATTCGCAAATTATTTGCCAAGGATATAGGTGAGAATGCGGTACATGGTTCGGACAGCGATGAGAACGCAGCAATCGAAGGTGCTTTTCATTTTTCCGGAAGGGAAATATATTAG
- a CDS encoding alkaline phosphatase D family protein, translating into MKKVYLVLVLYLLLFSCTSRKTSTTLKPTKADFTIAFGSCNKTNLANEVWDDVLAAHPDVWIWGGDNIYADTDNMGTLRYMYAQQDSVPGYAKVKSQIPVIGTWDDHDYGLNDGGVEFSAKKESQQEFMDFMDVPQNSPRRQQEGVYTSHDYDMVNGKVRIIVLDTRYFRTSLTPDTDTKKRNKPNRYGEGTILGEKQWKWLKNELKASDADFNVLVTSIQFLSNEHGFECWGNFPHEVDKMKKTIKESGAKGVLFLSGDRHISEFSRDKTVGLSYPLIDFTSSGLTHAYRGFSGEPNPFRVGEVIATESFGVVGFNFADKVAHMKIIGVNGDILGELQQSY; encoded by the coding sequence ATGAAAAAAGTATACCTTGTCCTAGTACTGTACCTCTTATTGTTTTCCTGTACATCCCGTAAAACCAGTACAACTTTAAAACCGACCAAAGCGGATTTTACCATTGCTTTTGGCTCTTGCAATAAAACAAACTTGGCCAACGAAGTATGGGACGATGTGCTGGCTGCCCATCCCGATGTTTGGATTTGGGGCGGAGACAATATTTATGCCGATACTGATAATATGGGTACATTAAGATATATGTATGCACAGCAAGACAGTGTTCCAGGGTATGCAAAGGTCAAATCGCAAATACCCGTAATAGGCACATGGGACGATCATGATTATGGACTCAATGATGGGGGAGTGGAATTTAGTGCGAAAAAGGAAAGTCAACAAGAATTTATGGATTTTATGGATGTACCCCAAAATAGCCCGAGAAGGCAGCAAGAAGGCGTGTACACCAGTCACGATTACGATATGGTCAACGGTAAAGTCAGGATTATTGTTCTGGATACCCGATATTTTAGAACTTCACTTACACCGGATACTGATACCAAAAAAAGAAATAAGCCCAATAGGTATGGGGAAGGGACTATTTTAGGTGAAAAGCAATGGAAATGGTTGAAAAATGAGTTGAAAGCCTCTGACGCGGACTTTAACGTGCTGGTGACAAGTATTCAGTTTTTGTCCAACGAGCATGGTTTTGAATGTTGGGGCAATTTTCCCCACGAAGTGGATAAAATGAAAAAAACCATAAAAGAATCAGGGGCAAAAGGAGTCTTGTTCTTATCGGGAGACCGGCATATATCTGAATTTTCAAGGGATAAAACTGTGGGACTTTCCTATCCGCTCATTGATTTTACTAGCAGTGGGCTTACACATGCCTATCGAGGTTTTTCGGGCGAGCCCAACCCGTTTCGTGTCGGGGAGGTCATCGCTACCGAAAGTTTTGGAGTAGTAGGTTTTAATTTTGCGGACAAAGTGGCCCATATGAAAATCATCGGCGTAAATGGCGATATTTTAGGGGAGCTGCAACAAAGCTATTAA
- a CDS encoding DHH family phosphoesterase, translated as MNLEDVNAVKQLLSAPQKIVVVPHKNPDGDAIGSTLALWHYLKKKGHEATIIAPNDFPKFLKWMPKNEEILIFEKQSIQAKKYIEEASVIFTLDFNHLGRIGQMEPLLEASQAIFVMIDHHQAPSGYAQIMYSDVTMSSTCEMVYNFMESLNDVEKIDTDMANCLYTGIMTDTGSFKFSSTTSRTHKVVADLIDKGADNTAIHNRVFDTNSPSRLHLLGCALGNMKILEAYSTAYITLSQAELDKYNFKKGDTEGFVNYGLTLEGIQFAVIFIENAEEGIIKISFRSQGSFSVNEFARKYFDGGGHTNAAGGKSEQSLQETTAYFETVLENYKDQLTA; from the coding sequence ATGAATTTAGAGGATGTAAATGCGGTAAAACAGTTACTTTCCGCACCCCAAAAAATTGTTGTTGTCCCACATAAAAATCCTGATGGCGATGCCATAGGTTCAACTTTGGCACTGTGGCATTATTTAAAAAAGAAAGGTCATGAAGCAACGATCATAGCACCGAACGACTTTCCCAAATTTCTGAAATGGATGCCCAAAAACGAGGAAATCCTAATTTTTGAAAAACAATCCATACAAGCTAAAAAATACATTGAAGAGGCCAGCGTTATTTTTACGTTGGATTTTAATCATTTGGGGCGCATTGGCCAAATGGAACCTCTTTTGGAAGCTTCACAGGCAATATTTGTGATGATAGACCATCACCAGGCCCCGTCGGGCTATGCCCAAATCATGTATTCCGATGTGACCATGAGTTCTACCTGTGAAATGGTCTACAATTTTATGGAGTCGCTCAACGATGTGGAAAAAATTGATACGGACATGGCAAACTGCCTATATACCGGAATTATGACCGATACGGGATCTTTCAAATTTTCATCGACCACAAGCCGCACCCACAAGGTTGTAGCCGATTTAATAGATAAAGGTGCGGACAATACAGCTATTCACAACAGGGTTTTTGATACGAACAGCCCCAGCCGACTGCACCTTTTGGGTTGTGCTCTTGGCAATATGAAAATATTGGAAGCATACAGCACAGCCTATATTACCCTGAGCCAAGCAGAACTTGATAAGTACAATTTCAAAAAAGGCGATACCGAAGGTTTTGTAAACTATGGCTTGACCTTGGAGGGTATACAATTTGCGGTTATTTTCATTGAAAATGCCGAGGAAGGTATCATAAAAATCTCGTTTCGCTCCCAAGGGAGCTTTTCGGTAAACGAATTTGCACGAAAATATTTTGATGGTGGCGGGCATACCAATGCTGCAGGTGGTAAAAGTGAACAATCACTTCAAGAGACCACGGCATATTTTGAAACAGTCCTCGAAAACTACAAAGACCAGCTTACAGCATGA
- the gldI gene encoding gliding motility-associated peptidyl-prolyl isomerase GldI, protein MKKYLFIILLCIGLVSCGGPEPRKPIKVKSGNFYKASAERNKSLLAKEEAYIQKLIAMDSANTYQNSASGSWYHYTQKNKTTDYVPQTDDLVTMTYAVLSLENDTIYSFEDIGIVKYKVDKQELFPGLRNSVKLLKEGETATFLYPSSLAFGYHGDGKKIGTNIPIKSTIKIFKIDKDSVNVQKLN, encoded by the coding sequence ATGAAAAAGTATCTGTTTATTATATTGCTTTGTATTGGCTTGGTATCCTGTGGCGGTCCGGAACCCAGAAAACCCATTAAGGTAAAATCAGGGAATTTTTACAAAGCGTCCGCTGAACGTAACAAAAGTCTTTTGGCCAAAGAAGAAGCGTATATACAAAAGTTGATAGCGATGGACAGTGCCAATACCTACCAAAATAGTGCGAGTGGTTCTTGGTATCATTATACACAAAAAAACAAAACAACAGATTATGTTCCCCAAACCGACGATTTGGTAACCATGACGTATGCGGTGTTGAGTTTGGAAAACGACACTATATATTCCTTTGAGGATATTGGCATAGTAAAATACAAAGTTGATAAACAAGAACTGTTTCCGGGGCTACGCAACAGTGTAAAATTATTAAAAGAAGGCGAAACAGCTACATTTCTTTATCCTTCTTCGCTTGCTTTTGGCTATCATGGTGATGGTAAAAAAATAGGCACCAATATTCCGATAAAATCGACTATAAAAATTTTTAAAATAGATAAAGATTCAGTTAACGTTCAAAAATTAAATTGA
- a CDS encoding peptidylprolyl isomerase: protein MKKVYILIAVTAMVLSSCKSSKYADLGDGLFADIQTNKGDIVVKLEYEKTPITVANFVSLAEGKSPFVSEEFKDKKYYDGLIFHRVMKDFMIQGGDPTGTGRGNPGYKFIDEFNDSLKHKGAGILSMANSGPTTNGSQFFITHKATPWLDGKHTVFGEVVEGMNIVDSIANVKVAAGNKPVEEVKMNTVEIIRNGKSAKKFDAVEIMTEYFANEEERLAKIEKEKAEKKAAVKKMKADFVAEIPTQKEKAETLASGLQILTLKKGEGEKPKIGQKVKVFYAGYLEDGTLFYSNMKAVAESYGTYDWNREQALGYEPEEMLYSPEARLAAGFREGLLSMNVGDKVRLFFPSHLGYGDRDYGPIPGGSSLVFDLELVGIVE from the coding sequence ATGAAGAAAGTATATATTCTGATTGCGGTAACGGCAATGGTATTGTCCAGTTGTAAAAGCAGTAAATATGCCGATCTGGGTGATGGCCTTTTTGCGGATATACAAACCAACAAAGGTGATATTGTAGTAAAACTGGAATATGAAAAAACACCTATTACCGTGGCTAATTTTGTATCCTTGGCCGAAGGGAAAAGCCCTTTCGTGAGCGAGGAATTCAAGGATAAAAAATATTATGACGGGCTCATATTCCACAGGGTCATGAAAGATTTTATGATTCAAGGCGGTGATCCAACGGGAACGGGAAGAGGCAATCCCGGTTATAAGTTTATAGATGAGTTCAATGATTCGTTAAAGCACAAAGGAGCGGGAATTCTATCTATGGCCAATTCGGGGCCAACCACAAACGGCAGCCAATTCTTTATCACCCATAAGGCCACCCCATGGCTTGATGGCAAACATACTGTTTTTGGAGAAGTTGTTGAAGGTATGAATATAGTCGACTCCATTGCCAATGTGAAAGTAGCTGCCGGGAACAAACCGGTAGAAGAGGTTAAAATGAATACGGTTGAAATTATCAGGAATGGAAAATCTGCCAAAAAATTCGATGCCGTAGAGATTATGACCGAGTATTTTGCCAACGAGGAAGAGCGACTTGCAAAAATCGAAAAGGAAAAAGCCGAGAAAAAAGCAGCTGTAAAAAAAATGAAAGCCGATTTTGTAGCCGAAATACCCACGCAAAAGGAAAAAGCGGAAACATTAGCCTCGGGACTTCAAATACTTACACTTAAAAAAGGGGAAGGTGAGAAACCTAAGATAGGGCAAAAAGTCAAAGTTTTTTACGCCGGCTATTTGGAAGATGGTACTTTGTTTTACAGCAATATGAAAGCTGTTGCCGAAAGTTATGGCACCTACGATTGGAACCGAGAGCAAGCGCTCGGCTATGAACCCGAGGAAATGCTATACAGTCCCGAGGCGCGACTGGCGGCCGGTTTCAGGGAAGGTCTGTTGAGCATGAACGTTGGTGATAAGGTGCGTTTGTTTTTTCCCTCGCATCTTGGTTATGGCGATAGGGATTACGGGCCGATTCCCGGCGGTTCAAGTTTAGTCTTTGATTTAGAGCTTGTTGGGATAGTGGAATAA
- a CDS encoding glycoside hydrolase family 5 protein, with protein MKTIFLNYALLLVLAVFTNCNSEAVPLETEEVAEEKKDDVNEGDDNNNSDDTTSIVAEHGQLKVLDGKIVDKNNEPLQLRGMSFFWSQWIGKYYTPETVKWLKNDWQATIVRAAMAVEDDGGYITNPEENKQRVFTVVDAAIEAGIYVIIDWHSHFSLDKVEEAKAFFSEVAKKYKDVPNVIFEPYNEPINVSWKNDLKPYHEQVIAAIRAEGNTNLVICGTRTWSQRVDDVIGNTIDDDNVAYTLHYYASTHKQDLRNIAQTALNAKIPIFVTEFGVTEASGNGVIDVEEATTWWTFLDENKISWCNWSVADKEENSAALKPNTSTLGGWGSEDLTQSGTMVREEMRAKNPKFN; from the coding sequence ATGAAAACTATTTTTCTTAATTACGCTTTGTTATTGGTATTGGCAGTTTTTACAAACTGTAATTCTGAAGCTGTACCATTAGAAACCGAAGAGGTTGCCGAAGAAAAAAAGGATGACGTAAATGAAGGCGATGACAACAATAATAGTGACGATACAACATCAATAGTCGCCGAACACGGTCAACTCAAAGTTTTGGATGGTAAAATCGTTGATAAAAACAACGAGCCCCTACAGCTGAGGGGTATGTCTTTTTTTTGGAGCCAGTGGATAGGGAAATATTATACACCCGAAACCGTAAAATGGTTAAAAAACGATTGGCAAGCCACCATTGTAAGAGCGGCCATGGCCGTAGAGGATGATGGCGGGTACATTACCAATCCCGAGGAAAACAAACAAAGGGTATTTACCGTTGTAGATGCCGCTATTGAAGCGGGGATATACGTCATTATAGATTGGCACAGTCATTTTTCCTTGGATAAAGTAGAAGAAGCTAAAGCATTTTTTAGCGAAGTCGCAAAAAAATACAAGGATGTCCCCAACGTTATTTTTGAGCCCTATAATGAGCCGATAAACGTTTCTTGGAAAAACGATCTTAAACCCTACCATGAGCAGGTAATTGCCGCGATAAGGGCAGAAGGGAATACCAATCTTGTAATTTGTGGCACCAGAACATGGTCGCAACGTGTCGACGATGTCATTGGAAATACTATAGATGACGACAATGTCGCTTACACCCTTCACTACTATGCTTCAACACACAAGCAAGATTTACGAAATATCGCACAAACGGCATTAAATGCAAAAATCCCGATTTTTGTTACCGAATTTGGTGTTACCGAAGCATCGGGCAATGGGGTCATTGATGTTGAGGAAGCTACTACTTGGTGGACTTTTTTGGATGAAAACAAAATATCCTGGTGCAACTGGTCCGTTGCCGATAAAGAGGAAAATTCAGCTGCCCTTAAACCAAATACCAGTACCCTAGGGGGTTGGGGCAGCGAAGACCTTACCCAGAGCGGTACCATGGTTAGGGAAGAAATGAGAGCGAAAAATCCAAAGTTCAACTAG
- a CDS encoding aminoacyl-histidine dipeptidase — translation MNEAIRKLMPKAIWNKFADLNAVPRPSKKEERVISFVMDFGKKLGLETITDTVGNVIIRKPATKGMEHKKMITLQSHLDMVHQKNNDTVFDFDTQGIEMFVQDDWVKAKGTTLGADNGMGVAAIMALLESTAIAHPPLEALFTIDEETGMTGAMGLKGGVLKGEILLNLDTEEDDEIDIGCAGGVDVTAFRNYNEKDAPRGVVAYSLIVNGLQGGHSGMQIHEGLGNANKIMNRLLHHGNECFNIRISEINGGSLRNAIPRESVALLVVDKSHSASFENKIRDLASIIQRELAITEPNLKITLTSAKVPKKVMGLGAQDKLLKAIYAAHNGVYAMSAAMEDLVETSNNIAKVTVGQGKIKISCLTRSSVNSAKMDLAQALKSVFELANCTVTFDGEYPGWNPDPNSEILEILKEQYETLFGTRPNVVACHAGLECGILGQNYPDMDMISFGPTIKGAHSPDERVSIASVQKFWKFLVAILQNTP, via the coding sequence ATGAACGAAGCCATACGAAAACTTATGCCCAAAGCGATTTGGAATAAATTTGCGGATCTAAACGCAGTACCCCGACCCTCTAAAAAAGAGGAACGTGTGATATCTTTTGTAATGGATTTCGGAAAAAAACTAGGTCTTGAAACAATTACCGATACCGTAGGTAACGTCATCATCCGAAAACCTGCCACCAAGGGTATGGAGCATAAAAAGATGATTACCCTGCAGTCCCATTTGGATATGGTGCACCAAAAAAACAATGATACCGTTTTTGATTTTGACACGCAAGGTATCGAAATGTTCGTGCAGGATGACTGGGTCAAGGCCAAAGGTACGACCTTGGGTGCCGACAACGGAATGGGAGTGGCCGCCATTATGGCGTTATTGGAAAGCACGGCTATTGCACACCCACCATTGGAAGCGCTCTTCACGATTGATGAAGAAACTGGAATGACCGGTGCAATGGGCTTGAAGGGTGGAGTTCTCAAAGGGGAAATTTTATTGAATTTGGATACTGAAGAAGATGATGAAATCGATATTGGTTGTGCAGGAGGTGTGGATGTGACCGCTTTCAGAAATTATAACGAAAAGGATGCCCCAAGAGGGGTAGTGGCATACTCGTTAATCGTAAATGGATTACAGGGCGGGCATAGCGGTATGCAGATTCACGAAGGTCTTGGAAATGCCAATAAAATAATGAACCGCTTGTTACATCATGGCAATGAGTGTTTCAATATACGTATCTCTGAAATTAATGGAGGTAGTTTACGAAATGCCATACCACGGGAAAGTGTTGCTTTATTGGTCGTAGATAAATCACATTCGGCTTCGTTTGAGAATAAGATTCGCGATTTGGCATCCATAATTCAAAGGGAATTGGCCATTACCGAGCCAAATCTGAAAATTACTTTGACGTCTGCCAAAGTTCCAAAAAAAGTCATGGGCCTAGGTGCCCAAGATAAACTGCTAAAAGCCATTTATGCCGCACATAATGGTGTTTACGCCATGAGTGCCGCTATGGAAGACCTGGTCGAGACATCCAACAATATAGCGAAGGTTACCGTTGGTCAAGGAAAAATAAAGATCAGCTGCCTGACCCGCTCCTCGGTCAACTCGGCTAAGATGGATTTGGCACAAGCCTTAAAATCAGTTTTTGAACTTGCCAACTGCACCGTAACTTTTGATGGCGAGTACCCAGGTTGGAATCCTGATCCGAATTCCGAAATTCTTGAAATTTTAAAGGAACAATATGAAACCTTGTTCGGAACACGACCTAACGTAGTGGCGTGTCATGCAGGTTTGGAATGTGGTATTTTGGGGCAAAATTATCCTGATATGGATATGATAAGTTTTGGGCCTACCATCAAAGGGGCGCACTCACCCGATGAGCGAGTGAGTATCGCATCTGTTCAGAAATTCTGGAAATTTTTAGTGGCTATTTTACAAAATACCCCATAA